One genomic region from Apodemus sylvaticus chromosome 1, mApoSyl1.1, whole genome shotgun sequence encodes:
- the Pkp3 gene encoding plakophilin-3, with product MQEGNFLLSALQPEAGVCSLALPSDLQLDRRGAEGPEADRLRAARVQEQVRARLLQLGQQSRHNGSAELDGSAEIARGMPRGQYHTMQTGFSSRSQGMSGDKTSTLRSIAKPAYSPASWSSRSAVDLTCSRRLSSAHNGGSAFGAVGYGGTHPTPPMPTRPVSFHERGGAASRADYDTLSLRSLRLGAGGLDDRYSVVSEQLEPAAASTYRAYAYERQASSSSSRAGGLDWPEATEGPPSRTIRAPAMRTLQRFQSSHRSRGGAGSVSGAGLEPVARAPSVRSLSLSLADSGHLPDVRGLDSYTGHRTLQRLSSGFDDIDLPSAVKYLMASDPNLQVLGAAYIQHRCYSDAAAKKQARSLQAVPRLVKLFNHANQEVQRHATGAMRNLIYDNVDNKLALVEENGIFELLRTLREQDDELRKNVTGILWNLSSSDHLKDRLARDTLEQLTDLVLSPLSGAGGPPLIQQNASEAEIFYNATGFLRNLSSASQATRQKMRECHGLVDALVTYINHALDVGKCEDKSVENAVCVLRNLSYRLYDEMPPSALQRLEGRGRRDMTGAPPGEMVGCFTPQSRRLRELPLTADALTFAEVSKDPKGLEWLWSPQIVGLYNRLLQRCELNRHTTEAAAGALQNITAGDRRWAGVLSRLALEQERILNPLLDRVRTADHNQLRSLTGLIRNLSRNARNKDEMSTKVVSHLIEKLPGSVGEKCPPAEVLVNIIAVLNNLVVASPIAARDLLYFDGLRKLVFIKKKRDSPDSEKSSRAASSLLANLWQYSKLHRDFRAKGYRKEDFLGP from the exons ATGCAGGAAGGTAACTTCCTGCTGTCTGCCCTGCAGCCTGAGGCTGGTGTTTGCTCCCTGGCGCTGCCCTCGGACCTACAGCTGGATCGCCGGGGTGCTGAGGGACCGGAGGCTGATCGGCTTCGAGCTGCCAGAGTCCAGGAGCAAGTCCGAGCCCGCCTCCTGCAGCTGGGCCAGCAGTCGCGGCACAATGGGTCTGCTGAACTTGATGGCTCCGCGGAGATCGCCAGAG GCATGCCCAGGGGGCAATACCACACTATGCAGACGGGCTTCAGCTCCCGATCCCAGGGCATGAGCGGAGACAAGACCTCG ACCCTTCGGTCCATCGCCAAGCCGGCCTACAGCCCCGCCTCCTGGTCCTCCCGTTCAGCCGTGGATCTGACCTGCAGTCGGAGGCTGAGTTCTGCCCACAACGGGGGCAGTGCCTTTGGGGCTGTGGGATATGGGGGTACCCATCCCACTCCACCTATGCCCACCCGGCCAGTGTCCTTCCATGAGCGAGGTGGGGCAGCCAGCAGAGCTGACTATGACACGTTATCCCTGCGCTCACTGAGGCTAGGGGCAGGGGGCCTGGACGACCGATACAGCGTGGTATCTGAGCAACTGGAGCCTGCGGCCGCCTCTACCTACAGGGCCTATGCTTATGAGCGCCAGGCTAGCTCCAGCTCTAGCCGAGCAGGAGGCCTGGACTGGCCAGAGGCCACCGAGGGACCACCCAGCAGGACCATCCGTGCACCTGCCATGCGAACCCTGCAAAGATTTCAGAGCAGCCACCGGAGCCGTGGGGGTGCTGGGTCAGTGTCGGGCGCTGGCTTGGAGCCAGTGGCCCGAGCCCCATCTGTGCGCAGCCTCAGTCTTAGCCTGGCTGACTCAGGCCACCTGCCGGATGTACGTGGGTTGGACAGCTACACAGGCCATCGAACCCTGCAGAGGCTCAGCAGTGG CTTTGATGACATTGACCTGCCTTCAGCAGTCAAGTACCTCATGGCCTCAGACCCCAACCTGCAGGTGCTGGGAGCGGCTTACATCCAGCACAGGTGCTACAGTGATGCAGCGGCCAAGAAGCAG GCTCGCAGCCTTCAGGCAGTGCCTAGACTGGTGAAGCTCTTCAACCACGCCAACCAGGAGGTGCAGCGCCACGCCACGGGCGCCATGCGTAACCTCATCTATGACAACGTGGACAACAAGCTGGCGCTGGTCGAGGAGAATGGCATTTTTGAGCTGTTGCGGACACTTCGAGAGCAGGATGATGAGCTACGCAAAAATGTTACAG GGATCCTGTGGAACCTGTCCTCCAGTGACCACCTGAAGGACCGCCTCGCCCGAGATACACTGGAGCAACTCACAGACCTGGTGCTCAGCCCCCTGTCAGGGGCAGGTGGGCCCCCCCTCATCCAGCAGAATGCCTCAGAGGCAGAGATCTTCTACAATGCTACTGGCTTCCTCAG GAACCTCAGCTCAGCCTCCCAGGCCACTCGCCAGAAGATGCGTGAGTGCCACGGGCTAGTGGATGCCCTGGTGACCTACATCAACCATGCCCTGGACGTGGGCAAGTGTGAGGACAAG AGTGTGgaaaatgctgtgtgtgtgctgaggaATCTGTCCTACCGCCTATACGATGAGATGCCGCCATCAGCCTTGCAGCGGCTTGAAGGCCGGGGCCGCAGGGACATGACAGGGGCACCACCCGGTGAAATGGTGGGCTGCTTCACCCCACAGAGTCGGCGGCTGCGAGAG CTTCCTCTCACAGCTGATGCACTCACCTTTGCCGAAGTATCTAAGGATCCCAAGGGCCTCGAGTGGTTGTGGAGCCCCCAGATCGTGGGGTTGTACAACCGACTGCTGCAGCGCTGTGAACTAAATCGGCATACAACAGAGGCGGCCGCAGGGGCGCTCCAGAACATCACCGCGGGTGACCGCAGG TGGGCAGGTGTGCTGAGCCGCCTAGCCCTGGAACAGGAGCGCATCCTGAACCCCTTGCTGGACCGTGTCCGAACCGCTGACCACAACCAACTGCGCTCACTGACTGGCCTCATCCGAAACCTGTCTCGGAATGCCAGGAACAAGGACGAGATGT CCACAAAGGTAGTGAGCCACCTGATTGAGAAGCTTCCTGGCAGCGTGGGCGAGAAGTGTCCCCCAGCTGAGGTGCTGGTCAACATCATAGCTGTGCTCAACAACCTGGTGGTAGCCAGTCCCATTGCCGCCCGGGACCTGCTCTATTTTGATGGACTCCGAAAGCTGGTCTTTATCAAAAAGAAGAGGGACAG